Genomic segment of Oceanibaculum nanhaiense:
GTACATGATCCCCACCATCACCATGATGACATCCTGAAACGGCTGCGCCGCGCGGAAGGCCATCTGCGCAGCGTTATCGCCATGATGGATGAGGGCCGCCCCTGTGTGCTCCTCGCCCAGCAGCTTCATGCGGTCGAGCGGGCGATCAGCGAGGCCAAGCGCGTCCTGATCCGCGACCATATCGACCATTGCCTGGACAGCGCGGTGGCCGGCGACGG
This window contains:
- a CDS encoding metal-sensing transcriptional repressor, yielding MNVHDPHHHHDDILKRLRRAEGHLRSVIAMMDEGRPCVLLAQQLHAVERAISEAKRVLIRDHIDHCLDSAVAGDG